The nucleotide sequence gctgaaatcgacgaaggtagaaatcaagaaaaatatcaagttttgatggtagacaaggccactagtttcaagaaaagggcaaagggaagaaggggaacttcaagaagaacggcaagtaagttgctgctcaagtgaagaagcccaagtctgatcctaagcctgagactaagtgcttctactgcaaagggactagtcactggaagcagaactgccccaagtatttggcggataagaaggatggcaaagtgaacaaggtatatttgatatacagattattgatgtgtattttactagtgttcgtagcaaccccttagtatttgatactggttcagttgctaagagcagtaactcgaaacgggagttgcagaatgaatggagactagttaagggtgaagtgacaatgtgtgttgaaagtggttccaaaattgatatgatcatcatcgcacactccctatactttcgggattagtgttaaacctaaataagtgttatttggtgtttgcattgagcatgaatatgatttgatcatgtttattgcaatagattattcatttaagtaagagaataaattgttgttatgtttacatatatggttacacacccaatgaaaatggttcgttggatctcgatcgtagtgatacacatattcataatattgaaaccaaaagatgcaaagttaataatgatagtgcaacttatttgtggcactgccctttagatcatattggtgtaaagcgcatgaagaaactccatgccggtggacttttggaatcacttgattatgaatcagttgatgcttgcgaaccatgcctcatgggcaagatgactaagactccgttctccgaaacaatgcagcaagcaacaaatttgttggaaatcatgcgtactgatgtatgtggtccggtgaatattgaagctcgcggcaggtatcattattttctgatcttcacagatgatttgagcagatgtgagtatatctacttgatgaaacacaagtctgaaacatttaaaaagttcaaagaatttcagagtgaagtgaagaatcatcctaacaaaaataaaagtttctacgatatgatcgcagaagtaaaatatttgagttacgagtttggccttcagttaaaaacaatgtgaaatagtttcactactcacgccacctggaacaccacagcataatggtgtgtccgaacgtcataaccgtactttattagatatggtgcgatctatgatgtctcttaccaatctaccactatcgttttggggttatgcattagagacagttgcattcacgttaaatagggcaccatctaaatccgttgagacagcaccatatgaactatggtttggcaagaaacctaaggtgctgtttcttaaagtttgaggttgcaatgcttatgtgaaaagtttcaacctgataagctctaacccaaattggagaagtgcgtcttcataggatacccaaaagaaaatgttgggtataccttctatcacagatccaaaggcaatatattcgttgctttgaatggatcctttctaaaaaaggagtttctctcgaaagaagtgagtgggaggaaagtagaacttgatgaggtaactgtacctgctcccttattggaaagtagttcatcacagaaatctgttcctatgattactacaccaattagtgaggaagctaatgatgatgatcatgtaacttcagatcaagttactaccgaacctcgtaggtaaaccagagtgagatccgcaccagagtgatacggtaatcctgttctgggggtcatgttacttgaccatgatgagcctacgaactatgagtaagcgatgatgagcccagattccgcgaaatggcttgaggccatgaaatctgagatgagatccatgtatgagaataaaatatggactttgattgacttgcccaatgatcggtgagccattgagattaaatgaatcttcaagaggaagacggacgctgatactagtgttactatctacaaagctagaattgtcgcaaaaaggttttcaacaagttcaaggtgttgactacgattagagtttctcactcgtatctatgcttaagtctgtccgaatcatgttagcaattgccgcattttatgaaatctggcaaatgaataaacaaaactgcattacttaatggatttactaaagaagagttgtatatgatgcaaccagaaggttttgacaatcctaaaggtactaacaaaatatgcaagctccagcgatccatctatggactggtgcaagcatctcagagttggaatatacgctttgataagttgatcaagcatatagttttatacagaattgcggtgaagcctgtatttacaagaaagtgagtgggagcactacagcatttctgataagtatatgtgaaagacatattgttgatcggagataatgtagaattattctgcaaagcataaaggaatatttgaaaggagtttttcaaagaaagacctcggtgaagctgcttacatattgagcatcaagatctatagagatagatcaagatgcctggtaagttttttcaatgagtacataccttgacaagattttgaagtagttcaaaatagaacagtcaaagaagaagttcatgcctgtgttacaaggtgtgaagttgagtaagactcaaaacccaaccacggcagaagatagagagagaatggaagtcattccctatgtctcagccgtaggttctataaagtatgacatgctgtgtaccagacctattgtataccctgtccTGAGTTTGggaaaggagtacaatagtgatctaggagtagatcactggacattggtcaaaattatccttagtggaataaggatatgtttctcgattatggaagtgacaaaaggttcgtcgtaaagggttacgtcgatgcaaattttacactgatctagatgattctaaatctcaatctagatacatattggaagtgggagaattagctagagtagctctgtgcagagcattgttgacatagaaatttgcaaaatacttacggatctgaatgtggcagacccgttgactaaaattctctcacaatcaaaacatgatcacacctcagtactctttgggtgttaatcacatggcgatgtgaattagattattggctctagtaaaccctttgagtgttggtcacatgtcgatgtgaactatgggtgttaatcacatggcgatgtaaactattgatgttaaatcacatggcgatgtgaactagattattgactctagtgcaagtgggagactgaaaggaaatatgccctagaagcaataataaagttattatatatttccttatatcatgataaatatttattattcatgctagaattgtattaaccagaaacataatacatgtgtgaatacatagacaaacagagtgtcactagtatgcctctacttgactagctcattgattaaagatagttatgtttcctaaccataaacatgagttgtcatttggttaacgagatcacatcattaggagaatgatgtgattgacttgacccattccgttagcatagcacttgatcgtttaatttgttgctattgctttcttcatgacttatacatgttcctatgactatgagattatgcaactcccgtttaccagaggaacactttgtgtgccaccaaacgtcacaatgtaactgggtgattataaaggttctctacaggtgtctccgaaggtacttgttgggttggcgtatttcgagattaggatttgtcactccgattgtcggagaggtatctctgggccctctcggtaatgcacatcacctaaagccttgcaagcattgcaactaatgagttagttgcgagatgatgtattacggaacgagtaaagagacttgccggtaacgagattgaactaggtattgagataccgacgatcgaatctcgggcaagtaacataccgatgacaaagggaacaacgtatgttgttatgcggtctgaccgataaagatcttcgtagaatatgtgggagccaatatgagcatgcaggttccgctattggttattgaccagagacgtgtctcggtcatgtctacattgttctcgaacccgtagagtccgcacgcttaaagtttcgatgacagttatattatgagtttatgagttttgatgtaccgaaggagttcggagtcccggataagattggggacatgacgaggagtctcgaaatggtcgagacataaagatcgatatattggacgactatattcggacatcggaaaggtttcgagtgattcgggtatttttcaaagtaccggagagttacgggaatacgtattgggccttattgggccatacgggaaaggaggaaaagggcctcaaggttggccgcacccctccccttggtctggtccgaattggactagggaaggggggcgcccccttccttccttctcctttttcccttccctttccttccctcctactcctactacttggaagggctcctagttctactaggaaagggagaatcctactcccggtgggagtaggactcctctagggcgcgccatagagagggccggccctcccctcgtccactcctttatatacgcggccagggggcaccccatagagacacaagttgatcttcgtgatcgttctcttagccgtgtgcggtgcccccctccaccataatcctcgataatattctagcggtgcttaggcgaaaccctgcgacggtagaacatcaagatcgtcaccacgccgtcatgctgacggaactcttccccgacactttgctggatcggagtccggggatcgtcatcgagctgaacatgtgctagaactcggaggtgtcgtagtttcggtgcttgatcggtcgggctgtgaagacgtacgactacatcaaccgcgttgtgctaacgcttccgcttccagtctacgagggtacgtagaaaacactctcccctctcgttgctatgcatcaccatgatcttgcgtgtgcgtaggattttttttgaaattactacgttacccaacatgtgGGTTTGCCCCTGGACCGGTACGTGGGCCTAGCCCATCAGGAAACCACTAAAGCTACAGAGTACAAGTACGAGGGAGTAGGCATTGTTCTGGTCATCCAGTGGATCACGGCTTTGGCACGGCGGCTCTCTTCCCCTACCTCTCATCCTCCTCCTTATGTTCTTCCTGATCCCCAAACTTTGTATCTCCATTGGTGTTGCTTGTAATCAAAGCTTGTATTCAATAGATATTGAGAGAGGCATCTGGTTCCTTACAGGATCCTAAACACATTTGTTGTTGAATTTACCTTTGGGAGTCAGGCAATAAATATCACGTTGCAGGCCCTGTCAGGCGTGCAATTAAGAGACGAGCATGTGAAGCAACGGTTTACCTGCTTAAATTGGTTGAGGGGCTCGTCGCTACGACCGTGTAGAGCAGACTAAATCCGCTCAGCATCGAGAAAATTCAAGGACCATTAGTGCATGTAGACTACGAATGCTGcatcgtgggcggcggcggcgactgtgcCAGCGGCCATGAGTGCCCAGTCGAGGCCATCGACGAAGTTGAATAGCCTCCAAAAGGAGATCGCGCCGGGAAGGGGCTCGACCTCGTCCTCATCCACATCCTCGTCGGCGGACCTGTACAGTTTGAGCCTACTGATAAGTGATAAATCTTTTCGCCAACACATTTTAAATCTTACTATCTTACACCTGTCAGCGTATTCGTAAAATGCATAGTTCAAATAGAGTAACGCAGTCTTGGCTTGCATGCTGACTCTTTCATTCATGTCCTAAACCATTGGACTGGAACAGAGGGTCAATTCGACAGACACAGCTCTGAGACTTGTTCGCCACACAAGATTGGACCATCGAGAGAAATGCCAGGCGTGCCGAGCCTAACTCTGGCCAGCATGGCGTGCACCGGTGGTGCAGAGCAGAAAGCCAGCGCATCCTGGGCCTGGAGAGATCACATCGACTGTCGACTTGCTGCTAGCAAACGTCTGCTCATCCGGTCTGCAAAACTACAAGGAGGCCTTCCCCCTGAGGACGTGAGAGTCTCTGCTCGGCACCCTGACCACGAGAAGCTTCCATCAACAACATTACAACAACAGCAGACCCAAGGCCGGGGCTGCTGGCTCTTTTTTTGCACTGGAAATAGCCAAGTCTGGTTGCATGGTTTGGTACTCTGGTTGAAGTGGTGTCCGTGTCGGATGCAGCTTGGACAGAAGAGGCATTTTTTGTTGGTAGCATTGGTGCTGCTGGGCCTTGCCCATGCCTCGGGCGGACGATTCGGCTGGTCGCGAACTCGCCATGACAGGAGTGTGCAGCCCCAGGAGATGCAAAGCCAAAATGGCCAATTGGAGCGAGGAACGAGGCCCCGGGTGATGCAGGGTGGCGCAGTGACAGGCGGCCTTGGTTCTATTCATGCTGCCAGACTGCCATTTCTTGCACTATCCTAAAGCATTATCCTAGAGACGGGGCGAATGGCTGTTACTACATAGAATTAATAGTGTTTTGCTATAGTAAACTGACTATTAATTGCGCTGCTAACCAAAAGGGGCATCCATGCTCCGTACTGACTTTATTAAGCATCACACCTATACATATGCAATGCTCCTCTGTATCCAGATATATTGTAGAGGCGAATTTCCAAAAGAATCGAGTAGAAGAAGAAAACAGAAAACGACTCGCCTGTTAATTCGACATGGAACAATCTGGTGCCTCGGTCTTGATAACTCTGGTGTTGTACGAGCCACAGGCGGCGCATTTGTGATACAGCCAGTGGAACCGAGAAATCCCTTTTTTCCGCAGTCGTTACAGAGTATATCCTGGAGCAATCAGGCACAGCGGCAGCGTAAATCCTTCAGTCAATGGAAAGAACGAAATCAGAATGAGAGAAATAGTGTACCTGGCATCGGTTCCGGTATTCCTCAGGAAGCTCTTCTGCAGCCAGCAAGCCGTCGAGCATTCCAAAATACACCTACAGAGAAACAGAGGATATGGACTTCACATTAAATAGCTTCTGAAATTTCTAAATTTCATGAGATAGAAGAACACAATCATCAGAGGGAAATGCAGAAACAGTTTTGGCATCAAGTGGCACAACTTACCGTCATATCTCCCAAGGATTTGCTGCAGATTGGACCCTCCCGAATCCCAACACCAGCATCTCCCCGCCGACTCGTCTTCGTATGGCGACGGCGACTCTGGCAACTCCGAGACGTCGGACTCGGACAGCGGTGGGAACGGCCAGTGGCACCAAATCTTCTCTACCTGACGGCCTTGTGGCGGCTCAGGCGCAGCTGCCAGCCCCGTGCTCCTTCAGACGAGGGGAGAGGCGGTCAAGGAGGAGGGGATGGTGGAGGGCTGGAGCTCGGCTATGAGAGAGGGACGGGGACGACAAGGCGAGGAGAAGTGGCGGACGCGGCGGCGCCAGGGCGCGGAAGAGTGATGCGGACGCGGACGCGGCGAAGGTAGGAGACTCGCACTCTCTTTCTCCCCAGATCCGACGAGGCGACGACGACGATGGAAGAGAAGAGGCGGCGGCTGCGTTGGCGTGCGGTGCAAGAGGTTGCGTGTGCGGAGAGAACGAGAGAGGTGGGTTGCATGCGCTGCGCTCGATACCGGAGGAAGTTGCCTCGAAATTTCCTGCGCTGATTAAATCTTTTTTTCCTTTCACCAGCGACAGTAAATCTTTGGACGTGGCATAGGTGAGAAGTCGCCCTTACCGCCACTGTTAAAGGGTTTTATATGAAAAGATTAAGAGCCTGTTCTGATTCTCTCCAGCTTCACAGAACTCCACATATTCAACTTCTTCTCCTCGCTTCTAACTTcacatagggtgtgtttggttgcgttcttatctcagcatagttgttccctcttcatgcatgctcaccTCAACACCCCTCCTCATGCATGCTCTcctcatgcatgctcctagtgtatttgtgctaaactagtgtggactcatgcacccttcatacactctaccaaacacccaaaagtgggtcgagaagggaacttttgctctcatgcacccttcatacaccctaccaaacacacccatAGCGATCCCAGGAGTGTTCGGCTCCATCCACAGCTTCTCCCACAGCTGCAGCCCGGTTGGGAGGGCTCTGGCCTGTTAGGCATAGGTTGGGCCGGGTGGATCTAGCCCAATTAGGAGGGGTACTCGTTCGAGCGAGGCTGAGCGTAACGATTCGAGCTGCTCGTTTTCTTTTCGAGTGGAGAGGCAGTGAAGCGGTATCTTTGGCGGTGGCAGTTGGGTGTAAATTGATCGAACTCCACGCTTCGCATTTTGGTGGAGCTGGGCCGACCTTGCTTCTCCTTTTTACACTAGGGGATGGTTTAGCTTCTCAGATCTAGCTTCTCACAGCTTATGCGTTCGGGTCAGCTTCTCGTGTGAAGTTTGCAGAGTTGAGAGCTGGAGAGAATCAGAACATGCCCTAACTCTAACAAGTTTGTGGTtttctttttttagaaaaagagAACGACCCCtcgcctctgcatctggacgatgcatacggccactttattaattattgacacaaGACTGTATAGAGTCATACACCAATAAGTCTAAAGCCACCAAACTAAGCAACAATTGTCGCTatccctatccagttgatgtaggggcgctgaaagtctgggcctaataccaaacagaccacgcagccaaacctaaacatctaaagaCTTGAGGTCCCACCCAAAACGCCtgtcgggtatgggcacccaccagtccggcgtgttTCTCAACCAGGacccctgccgggtatgaggccgccgcagccacctgccacgaattcatcttcagagttgtactgctgcATTAACCTTGGCCGGTCCAACTGCcaccgacgccaccatgacgccagtcagcgtcaccctcctgcgcgagttcATCTCCACTCAtcaggcgccgagtctccactgcgccacgccgccgagatccgccgtcatcaatggaGCAGAcgaaacaccgctcctcctcttgtcccctccaaccagcactcgctccaaaacgatgcccccatgagAGAGGACGATACCGATAGcaccgtcatcgtccgatccggtagacccagatttagggtttcccccggaacttTCCGATCAGGTTGATGAGACCTGCAACGTTTATGGTTAGTAACTTCTCATAAATAACATATAAGGGGTGATCTGGGCATCGTTGCCTTCCTGCCTGTTCACTAGGCTCTCCGGTCACACTGACATTTATTTCTTCTCTAATGATAGCTATTGCCATAATTTTCACAGTATTTTCTTTATGATTTTCATTTTTCCCCATACTTCCAGTTCGAAAAAAGGTTCGCTCCCCTGCAAACTCAGTTTGAGATCTCACGCTATGAGAAGTTTATCTTAGAAGCCTGGTTATGGTTTGCAGATATTTCTAACTATCGAAGTCTTTGAATCCATCTAGTAAGTAAATAAAATGTTATAAAAGATTGAACACATGGCTAATATATGTTGTTAATGATATTTCCACCTCCACCGTACTAGTTGAACAGAAGGTACCTGTTGCCTATAATGGCGCCCTTGCATCTCTCCAAAATCTGGATACACTTCACGTAGTATCTGCTAAAAAAACGGTGAGAAAGCACCAAAACATTTATACCTTGATGCATCAGATCTAGATAAAAACAGATTTGCACAAAACTAATAGAAGAAATGGCAAGGACGTGCTGACCTTCATAAATCTGTTAGGACGTATAGGTCTACCATTATTACCAAGTCGTACTATAGTTTGATGTAGAGCATCAATTAGACCATGCCCTGATTGACTGGCGATTCGAGTTCTTGGACCTTTTAGGTATCTGGAAAAGAAAAATAATAGACAATGGTTAGCCTATATAATCTGAGGTATAATCATAGAGGAAATTTGAGGGGGTAGTGATACCTTTCCAACTCCAATTGCAGCTCTGGGACAGTTTGACAATACTGTAATGTGCAACTTGCGTAGCAACTATTGCCCAGATTGATAATAGCCGCTGGCCCTTTTGTTGTTTCAGCTTTATCCTCTGAAATGATCAAAGCTTCAACTAGTGCCCTAACAGAATGGTGTAACTGTTCAGATGCTTCTCCCGGGAGCTTATCACTAACAAGATTTTTGGTTTTTGAAGCTTCTTTTGATGCACGCCCACAGTCAGTTTCCACATTATTGACACTTTCTGCTACCTCTTTCTTATTGCCATTGGCACCATGTGGTCTCGGCCCTTTGTTGCGTTTAAAATGCAAGACAGGTTGTATTAAGAACTTTGAACCCTCGTGCTCATCATCCCCTGTCAACTCATCATCCCCTGTCAACTCATCGTCCAGATCATCACCAATGGGCCCCTCTTTGCCAAGTTGCACAGGCAAATTTACTAACTCGAACCTTCTGCGAACTGTGCCTTCCCTATAGAACAATCTAAGGTCTTCTAAGATTTCTAGATGAGGCCACAGCTCTGCTTCGAAGGGTGTATCATTAAGGTCTACAGGCCTTGTTGCTgcctcctctctctttccctcccATTTATCTGCTGTAACATCTTCGGTTATCTTCAAGGCCATGATGGTTCGCTTGGACCAACGTCTTGCTTCTGTCAGTAGTGTAGTACCAAACAGGATACCACACATAAAATTAGTCTTTGCAATCA is from Triticum aestivum cultivar Chinese Spring chromosome 3A, IWGSC CS RefSeq v2.1, whole genome shotgun sequence and encodes:
- the LOC123060696 gene encoding uncharacterized protein produces the protein MTVYFGMLDGLLAAEELPEEYRNRCQDILCNDCGKKGFLGSTGCITNAPPVARTTPELSRPRHQIVPCRINRSADEDVDEDEVEPLPGAISFWRLFNFVDGLDWALMAAGTVAAAAHDAAFVVYMH